A stretch of Primulina tabacum isolate GXHZ01 chromosome 13, ASM2559414v2, whole genome shotgun sequence DNA encodes these proteins:
- the LOC142523415 gene encoding uncharacterized protein LOC142523415 isoform X2, producing the protein MFVTPPSSTPRRQRKVKKQEVVDVEKKGNTPGKVAMDVFQGRSDFCGHEEAADEERKLVTNFLARKELEWHWFLLVYKRDEGIFKLWNSMHDPFSVGKAKVYTKFLAGSIRHLSGFDLVSEPVLREPCRQQGATIDCGVYACMWLECLARDTDEMWSYAQDVKMDTYRARLAATILSDENGLLKNKFE; encoded by the exons ATGTTTGTGACTCCACCTAGCTCAACACCAAGACGTCAGAGGAAGGTGAAAAAACAG GAAGTTGTAGACGTTGAGAAGAAAGGCAATACTCCTGGCAAGGTTGCCATGGATGTGTTTCAAGGTAGATCAGATTTCTGTGGACATGAAGAAGCTGCTGATGAAGAGAGAAAATTGGTGACAAACTTTCTTGCTAGAAAAGAGTTGGA GTGGCATTGGTTTTTGTTGGTTTACAAAAGAGATGAAGGGATATTTAAACTGTGGAACTCCATGCATGATCCATTCTCAGTTGGGAAAGCCAAAGTTTAT ACAAAGTTTTTGGCTGGTTCCATACGTCACTTATCGGGATTCGACCTTGTAAGTGAGCCAGTGTTAAGAGAACCTTGTCGTCAACAAGGTGCAACCATCGATTGTGGTGTctatgcatgcatgtggttggAATGTCTAGCCCGTGACACAGATGAGATGTGGAGCTATGCACAAGATGTGAAGATGGACACTTATCGAGCACGTTTGGCAGCCACAATATTATCTGATGAAAATGGATTGTTGAAAAACAAGTTTGAGTAA
- the LOC142523415 gene encoding uncharacterized protein LOC142523415 isoform X1, which yields MRIMQKKSLHHGFEIYCMDTMVQKEVLTKLEQHGKRSMVHRNDYGGFLSLMTSFTMARLHELTGELFRRCRYIIFPMNDRWHWFLLVYKRDEGIFKLWNSMHDPFSVGKAKVYTKFLAGSIRHLSGFDLVSEPVLREPCRQQGATIDCGVYACMWLECLARDTDEMWSYAQDVKMDTYRARLAATILSDENGLLKNKFE from the exons ATGAGAATTATGCAAAAGAAAAGTTTGCATCATGGATTTGAGATTTATTGCATGGACACAATGGTGCAG AAAGAAGTCCTTACGAAATTAGAACAACATGGGAAAAGATCGATGGTACATCGGAATGATTATGGAGGTTTTCTTTCACTGATGACATCTTTCACGATGGCTAGACTACACGAACTGACTGGAGAATTATTTAGAAGATGCAGATACATCATTTTCCCTATGAATGACAGGTGGCATTGGTTTTTGTTGGTTTACAAAAGAGATGAAGGGATATTTAAACTGTGGAACTCCATGCATGATCCATTCTCAGTTGGGAAAGCCAAAGTTTAT ACAAAGTTTTTGGCTGGTTCCATACGTCACTTATCGGGATTCGACCTTGTAAGTGAGCCAGTGTTAAGAGAACCTTGTCGTCAACAAGGTGCAACCATCGATTGTGGTGTctatgcatgcatgtggttggAATGTCTAGCCCGTGACACAGATGAGATGTGGAGCTATGCACAAGATGTGAAGATGGACACTTATCGAGCACGTTTGGCAGCCACAATATTATCTGATGAAAATGGATTGTTGAAAAACAAGTTTGAGTAA
- the LOC142521689 gene encoding uncharacterized protein LOC142521689, whose protein sequence is MIHLHMCMKLSMIELRAESKNEHVRNQNIRRHPGIIKAVNLLFTGSHHAYCLRHLVDNFVKVEKESAGRGIKHVDTSEKSYAFEWKHWWFTHYVIVLFLKMLGKSWFGLPYCHVVLVLVDVLYSYMFSGKKLGL, encoded by the exons ATGATTCATCTTCATATGTGTATGAAGCTCAGCATGATTGAATTGAGGGCAGAGAGTAAAAACGAACATGTCCGCAACCAAAATATTCGGAG ACATCCTGGGATTATCAAGGCAGTTAATCTACTATTTACGGGCAGTCACCATGCGTACTGCTTGAGACATTTAGTTGATAATTTTGTGAAAGTG GAAAAAGAGAGTGCTGGAAGGGGAATCAAGCATGTTGATACCAGTGAGAAGTCGTACGCGTTCGAGTGGAAGCATTGGTGGTTTACGCATTATGTGattgttttgtttttgaaaatgttggGAAAGAGTTGGTTTGGTTTGCCTTACTGTCATGTTGTTTTAGTGCTTGTTGATGTCTTGTATTCTTATATGTTCTCTGGAAAAAAACTTGGGCTTTAG